From Eleftheria terrae, the proteins below share one genomic window:
- the flgL gene encoding flagellar hook-associated protein FlgL codes for MRISTAQTYDASVNNLQHRQSDLSDAQTRLTSGKRVMRGSDDPTSAARAERALAQEERAVVAQRAVDASRNAMRLSESALGDAIGVIQSARDSLVNAGNGAYTAEERTTLAAQLQQYRDQLLKVANREDSAGTFLFAGQGAPSKPFLESGGTVIFNGTPGEIALGSGESLPATVNGSTAWMTAMTGNGVFETAANPANTGKGWIDAGQIRNPSALTGADYEVTMSVAGGVTRYSVTRDGAATALTNVAFRADQPIEIDGMSFTISGVPAAGDRFSLTPSEPNLSVFDALDAAIAELKSGSNTAQGVSNGLRDLDSVLSRMQGVRSAVGDTLNRIDNVEDRLAASKLHAQTDRTNAEDLDLVEAISKFQEKQNGYDAALQTYAKVQRMTLFEYIR; via the coding sequence ACCTACGACGCCTCGGTCAACAACCTGCAGCACCGCCAGAGCGACCTCTCGGACGCGCAGACGCGGCTGACCAGCGGCAAGCGCGTGATGCGCGGCAGCGACGACCCCACCTCGGCCGCCCGCGCGGAGCGCGCGCTGGCACAGGAGGAGCGGGCCGTCGTCGCGCAGCGCGCGGTCGATGCCAGCCGCAACGCCATGCGGCTTAGCGAGAGCGCCTTGGGCGACGCCATCGGCGTGATCCAGTCCGCCCGCGATAGCCTGGTGAACGCCGGCAACGGCGCCTACACCGCCGAGGAGCGCACCACGCTCGCGGCCCAGCTGCAGCAATACCGCGACCAGCTGCTGAAGGTGGCCAACCGGGAGGACAGCGCCGGCACCTTCCTGTTCGCCGGCCAGGGCGCGCCGTCCAAGCCCTTCCTGGAAAGCGGCGGCACGGTGATCTTCAACGGCACGCCGGGCGAGATCGCGCTCGGCTCGGGCGAGAGCCTGCCGGCCACCGTCAACGGCAGCACCGCCTGGATGACGGCCATGACCGGCAACGGCGTGTTCGAGACCGCCGCCAACCCGGCCAATACCGGCAAGGGATGGATCGATGCCGGCCAGATCCGCAACCCGTCGGCCCTGACCGGCGCCGACTATGAAGTGACGATGAGCGTGGCCGGCGGCGTCACCCGCTACAGCGTGACGCGCGACGGCGCCGCCACGGCATTGACCAACGTCGCCTTCCGGGCCGACCAGCCGATCGAGATCGATGGCATGTCCTTCACCATCTCGGGCGTGCCGGCCGCCGGCGACCGCTTCTCGCTGACCCCGAGCGAGCCGAACCTGAGCGTGTTCGACGCGCTGGACGCCGCCATCGCCGAACTCAAGAGCGGCAGCAACACCGCGCAGGGCGTGAGCAACGGCCTGCGCGACCTGGACTCGGTGCTCAGCCGCATGCAGGGCGTGCGCAGCGCGGTCGGCGACACGCTCAACCGCATCGACAATGTCGAGGACCGGCTGGCCGCCTCGAAGCTGCACGCGCAAACAGATCGCACGAATGCGGAGGATTTGGACCTCGTCGAGGCCATTTCGAAGTTCCAGGAGAAGCAAAACGGCTACGATGCCGCCTTGCAGACCTATGCGAAGGTGCAGCGCATGACGCTGTTCGAATACATTCGCTGA